One Dietzia sp. JS16-p6b genomic window carries:
- a CDS encoding aldolase/citrate lyase family protein: MREGPGGLEGLADALDSDLAAADAALAERFPGPAATRQPVHTLYLPAERVHAGVVPEVGAAALEAFDTHLPDTSALAGVFGDLLAGALDLEREAASLHTLVRDKLAREPVEDLRIDFEDGFTQRGVPADARDRDEDAHVDRVLADLVATRTASEQRGPDSSSLSSSTPSSAPSLPPFWGLRFGSLDPRTRRRGIRTFTRFVGGLAAGGGLHGNHASGFRPTLPKVTSVDQVRAMVRMCRELEQATGLAERTLGFEIQIETPQSICGPDGSALVARLVHAADRRCIGLHYGTYDYSAACGIAAEYQAMDHPVADHAKAVMQVAAAGTGVALSDGSTNRLPVGEADAVLPAWQLHARLVDRSLRRGFYQGWDLHPAQLVSRYVATYAFYRRSLPTAGARLSAYLGSTVDGRAGSAGYLDEPATARALADFCVRALDCGAATDAEVEELTGADRAALDRLRRPRSGRADLAAHRPAESTT, translated from the coding sequence GTGAGAGAAGGTCCCGGCGGGCTCGAGGGACTGGCCGACGCCCTGGATTCCGACCTCGCCGCCGCCGATGCCGCCCTCGCCGAGCGGTTCCCGGGTCCTGCCGCCACGCGCCAGCCCGTCCATACCCTGTACCTCCCCGCCGAGCGCGTCCACGCCGGCGTGGTGCCCGAGGTCGGCGCAGCCGCGCTCGAGGCCTTCGACACCCATCTGCCGGACACCTCCGCTCTGGCGGGGGTGTTCGGGGACCTGCTTGCGGGGGCTCTCGACCTCGAGCGCGAGGCCGCATCCCTCCACACACTCGTCAGGGACAAGCTCGCGCGGGAACCCGTCGAGGACCTCCGCATCGACTTCGAGGACGGCTTCACCCAGCGTGGCGTGCCCGCCGACGCCCGCGACCGCGACGAGGACGCGCACGTCGACCGGGTGCTCGCGGATCTGGTGGCGACGCGGACGGCGTCCGAGCAGCGGGGGCCGGACTCGTCGTCGTTGTCGTCGTCAACACCGTCCTCAGCACCGTCGCTCCCTCCGTTCTGGGGACTGCGGTTCGGGTCCCTCGACCCGCGGACCCGCCGACGTGGGATCCGGACCTTCACCCGGTTCGTCGGCGGACTCGCGGCGGGCGGCGGGCTGCACGGCAACCATGCGAGCGGCTTTCGGCCGACCCTGCCCAAAGTGACCTCGGTGGACCAGGTGCGGGCCATGGTCCGGATGTGCCGCGAGCTCGAGCAGGCGACCGGGTTGGCCGAGCGGACCCTCGGGTTCGAGATCCAGATCGAGACCCCGCAGTCGATCTGCGGGCCCGACGGGTCCGCGCTGGTGGCGCGGCTGGTGCACGCGGCCGATCGACGCTGCATCGGGCTGCACTACGGCACCTATGACTACTCGGCGGCCTGCGGCATCGCCGCCGAGTACCAGGCGATGGACCACCCCGTCGCCGACCACGCCAAGGCCGTCATGCAGGTCGCCGCCGCCGGCACCGGTGTGGCGCTCTCCGACGGCTCGACCAACAGACTGCCGGTGGGGGAGGCGGACGCCGTCCTCCCCGCCTGGCAGCTGCACGCGCGGTTGGTCGACCGGTCTTTGCGTCGCGGCTTCTACCAGGGCTGGGACCTGCACCCCGCACAACTGGTCTCCCGCTACGTGGCCACCTACGCCTTCTACCGTCGCTCGCTGCCCACCGCCGGCGCCCGCCTCTCGGCCTACCTCGGCAGCACTGTCGATGGACGCGCAGGATCGGCCGGATACCTCGACGAACCGGCCACCGCCCGCGCCCTGGCCGACTTCTGCGTCCGCGCGCTGGACTGCGGCGCGGCCACCGATGCCGAGGTCGAGGAACTGACCGGAGCGGACAGGGCCGCGCTCGACCGGCTGCGGCGACCCAGGTCCGGGCGGGCGGATCTCGCCGCCCACCGCCCCGCGGAGTCCACGACATGA
- a CDS encoding helix-turn-helix transcriptional regulator, giving the protein MDLGGWAERFELLGDPTRLGLLAHMHQAGPGVATVSDLAAATGITRNAASQALRILRDRGWVTASRDPEDGRVVRYSLADDTVHRILHLMGARHH; this is encoded by the coding sequence ATGGACCTGGGCGGCTGGGCCGAGCGCTTCGAGTTGCTCGGCGACCCCACGAGGCTGGGCCTGCTCGCGCACATGCACCAGGCCGGCCCCGGGGTCGCGACCGTCTCGGACCTGGCCGCCGCGACCGGGATCACCCGCAACGCCGCGTCCCAGGCGCTGCGGATCCTGCGGGATCGGGGCTGGGTGACCGCATCCCGCGACCCCGAGGACGGCAGGGTGGTCCGGTACTCGCTCGCCGACGACACCGTCCATCGCATCCTGCACCTCATGGGTGCCCGACACCACTGA
- a CDS encoding XdhC family protein yields MDTVAETVSRWRAEGIPCALARVVDTGGSAPLATGTAMAVAATGEVIGGVSGGCVDGAVYTLCQEVMADGRQACAAFGPDGDELLAVGPTCGGSLEVYVEYVPAHGGHPIDRVTAALGEGLPVVVTTVLDGPRSGEWTVVVGTSPTEDDDETPQRFAGSHEDSRADRRGEHPGDLAPARARATAMLGRSGTAVVESPAGRVFVQSLAPPRLLVFGATAFAEALATIGRLLGYRVSVCDARPVFSRPARFPAAAEVVRCWPHEFLQRTRVGPSTAICVLTHDPRFDIPLLVESLRTEAGYIGAMGSRRTHSERLALLREAGVAESELGRLRSPIGLDLGARTAAETAVSIAAELVAHHRGGTGAPLTGLDMAIHR; encoded by the coding sequence ATGGACACCGTCGCCGAGACCGTGAGCCGGTGGCGCGCCGAGGGGATCCCGTGCGCGCTCGCCCGCGTCGTGGACACCGGCGGCTCCGCCCCGTTGGCCACCGGCACCGCGATGGCCGTGGCCGCGACCGGGGAGGTGATCGGCGGGGTCTCCGGCGGGTGCGTGGACGGAGCGGTGTACACGCTGTGCCAGGAGGTCATGGCCGACGGGCGACAGGCCTGCGCGGCGTTCGGCCCCGACGGCGACGAGCTCCTGGCGGTGGGGCCGACCTGCGGCGGGAGCCTCGAGGTGTACGTGGAGTACGTCCCCGCCCACGGCGGGCATCCGATCGACCGCGTCACCGCCGCCCTGGGCGAGGGACTGCCGGTGGTGGTGACCACCGTCCTGGACGGTCCTCGCTCCGGTGAGTGGACGGTGGTGGTGGGGACGTCGCCAACGGAGGACGACGACGAGACCCCGCAGCGGTTCGCCGGATCGCACGAGGACTCGCGCGCGGACCGGCGTGGCGAGCATCCCGGCGACCTGGCCCCGGCCCGCGCCCGCGCCACCGCGATGCTCGGTCGATCGGGGACCGCGGTGGTGGAGAGTCCCGCCGGTCGCGTGTTCGTGCAGTCCCTGGCCCCGCCGCGACTCCTGGTGTTCGGTGCCACCGCGTTCGCCGAGGCCCTGGCCACGATCGGGCGCCTTCTCGGCTACCGGGTCTCGGTGTGCGACGCCCGGCCCGTCTTCTCCCGCCCCGCGCGTTTCCCCGCCGCCGCCGAGGTGGTGCGGTGCTGGCCCCACGAGTTCCTGCAGCGGACCCGCGTCGGTCCGAGCACCGCGATCTGCGTCCTCACCCACGACCCCCGCTTCGACATCCCCCTGCTCGTCGAGTCCCTGCGCACCGAGGCCGGATACATCGGCGCCATGGGAAGCCGGCGCACCCACTCCGAGCGGCTGGCGCTGCTCCGCGAGGCGGGTGTCGCCGAGAGTGAGCTGGGGCGACTCCGCTCACCGATCGGACTGGACCTCGGCGCCCGCACCGCCGCCGAGACGGCCGTGTCGATCGCGGCGGAGCTCGTCGCCCACCATCGGGGCGGGACGGGTGCCCCGCTCACCGGACTCGACATGGCCATCCACCGATGA
- the allB gene encoding allantoinase AllB has protein sequence MSTHGAPETVLRAHRAVIGSEIVPAAVTVSDGIILAVETGPAAPTSPTPAGTHVVDLGDDVVLLPGLVDTHVHINEPGRTDWEGFASATRAAACGGVTTLIDMPLNSSPVTTTPGALDAKLASASGTLRVDTGFWGGAVPENLGRLRALWDRGVFGFKCFLLDSGIDEFPPLDAAQMVAAMEEIAGFDGLLIVHAEDAGTIDAQPPASGPEYAGFVESRPVAAEVRAVAQVIDGVRRTGCRTHILHLSAADALPLIRSAKAEGLPLTVETCPHYLSLFSEEIQPGATHYKCCPPIREAGNRERLWEGLRDGTIDLVVSDHSPCVPELKRFDTGDFGQAWGGIASVQLGLPIIWSEARLRGLGLPDVVRWMSSGPAEFAGLRDRGSIRPGARADLVVLAPDEAFVVLPERLQHKNPVTAYAQRALGGVVREVYLAGRRVDLDGPASGTAVFRPRPPEPAAPPSRTELTG, from the coding sequence ATGAGCACGCACGGTGCCCCCGAGACCGTCCTGCGCGCACACCGCGCGGTGATCGGCTCGGAGATCGTGCCGGCAGCCGTCACGGTCTCGGACGGGATCATCCTGGCCGTCGAGACCGGCCCCGCGGCCCCGACCTCCCCGACCCCGGCCGGTACGCACGTCGTGGACCTGGGTGACGACGTGGTGCTGCTCCCCGGCCTCGTCGACACCCACGTCCACATCAACGAACCCGGCCGCACGGACTGGGAGGGCTTCGCCAGCGCCACCCGGGCCGCGGCGTGTGGCGGAGTGACCACCCTGATCGACATGCCGCTCAACTCGAGCCCCGTCACCACCACGCCCGGCGCGCTGGACGCGAAACTGGCCAGTGCGAGCGGCACACTCCGGGTGGACACCGGGTTCTGGGGTGGAGCCGTGCCCGAGAACCTGGGCCGTCTACGCGCACTCTGGGACCGCGGGGTGTTCGGGTTCAAGTGCTTCCTGCTCGACTCCGGGATCGACGAGTTCCCGCCACTGGACGCCGCGCAGATGGTGGCGGCCATGGAGGAGATCGCCGGGTTCGACGGGCTGCTGATCGTCCACGCCGAGGACGCCGGCACCATCGACGCGCAGCCTCCCGCGTCCGGGCCCGAGTACGCGGGATTCGTCGAGTCCAGGCCGGTCGCCGCGGAGGTCCGTGCGGTGGCGCAGGTGATCGACGGCGTCCGCCGCACCGGATGCCGGACCCACATCCTCCACCTCTCGGCCGCCGACGCCCTCCCGCTGATCCGTTCGGCCAAGGCGGAGGGGCTGCCCCTCACGGTGGAGACGTGCCCGCACTATCTGTCGCTGTTCTCCGAGGAGATCCAGCCCGGCGCCACCCACTACAAGTGTTGCCCGCCGATCCGTGAGGCCGGTAACCGCGAGCGGCTCTGGGAGGGGCTGCGGGACGGGACCATCGATCTGGTGGTCTCCGACCATTCGCCGTGCGTTCCCGAACTCAAGCGCTTCGACACCGGTGACTTCGGCCAGGCCTGGGGCGGGATCGCCTCGGTGCAACTGGGCCTGCCGATCATCTGGTCCGAGGCGCGACTGCGCGGACTGGGGCTGCCCGATGTCGTCCGGTGGATGTCGTCCGGCCCCGCCGAGTTCGCCGGGCTTCGAGACCGCGGGTCGATCCGCCCGGGCGCCCGCGCCGACCTGGTGGTCCTGGCCCCCGACGAGGCATTCGTGGTCCTCCCCGAGCGGTTACAGCACAAGAACCCCGTCACCGCGTATGCCCAGCGGGCACTCGGCGGAGTCGTGCGCGAGGTCTACCTCGCCGGCCGCCGCGTGGACCTCGACGGCCCCGCCTCCGGTACCGCGGTCTTCCGCCCGAGACCACCCGAGCCAGCTGCGCCACCCTCACGAACGGAACTGACCGGATGA
- a CDS encoding NTP transferase domain-containing protein — translation MTAAVGLVLAAGAGRRFGRPKAPVEYRGVRLVDRAVRLLRGGGCDLVVVVTGAAPLDVAGARVVHNEGWDSGMGSSLRAGLVAVAGRDVVVVPVDMPWLGADAVRRVRAVGSADGCHTADLAVATYDGRWGHPVLLGGRHHPGVIASATGDVGARRYLRAHADTVTEVPCGDTGSPRDVDVPGDLLLAP, via the coding sequence ATGACCGCGGCGGTGGGGCTCGTGCTGGCGGCCGGAGCGGGCCGACGCTTCGGCAGGCCCAAGGCGCCGGTCGAGTACCGAGGAGTACGCCTGGTCGACCGCGCCGTGCGGCTGCTGCGCGGGGGCGGATGCGACCTCGTCGTCGTCGTCACCGGAGCGGCGCCCCTCGACGTGGCCGGCGCTCGGGTGGTGCACAACGAGGGGTGGGACTCGGGGATGGGGTCCTCGCTGCGAGCCGGCCTGGTGGCGGTGGCCGGGCGGGACGTTGTGGTGGTCCCGGTGGACATGCCGTGGCTCGGCGCGGACGCCGTCCGGCGGGTCCGCGCGGTGGGCTCCGCCGACGGCTGCCACACCGCCGACCTGGCGGTGGCGACCTATGACGGGCGATGGGGCCATCCCGTGCTGCTCGGCGGACGACACCACCCCGGGGTGATCGCGTCGGCCACAGGTGACGTCGGTGCGCGACGGTACCTGCGCGCACACGCCGACACCGTGACCGAGGTGCCGTGCGGGGACACCGGGTCGCCGCGCGATGTGGACGTGCCCGGGGATCTTCTGCTCGCCCCGTAA
- a CDS encoding helix-turn-helix domain-containing protein, translated as MSGLREDGLTRLGSRIRHHRQQLGLTLVEVAGHAGISQPFLSQIERGKAAPSMSTLEGLAHALGTTQAHLLEAVDSGDQAAGRPTTTDRAASGGGAPTTPDGATSPDGATSPDGATAASAAQVDIRRASEGAILTRAEGTVGGHTRLLPGGPNDTQFLEFVETNHVPGRFFEHPGREWIYVTRGTVLLEVGGSLSRLEPGDVARYDGTLPHRWYVPEGGTACLIVVRPG; from the coding sequence GTGTCGGGACTTCGGGAAGACGGTCTGACGCGCCTGGGTTCCCGCATCCGGCATCACCGTCAGCAGCTCGGCCTGACCCTCGTGGAGGTGGCGGGCCACGCCGGCATCTCCCAACCCTTCCTCAGCCAGATCGAGCGAGGCAAGGCCGCCCCGAGCATGTCGACCCTCGAGGGCCTCGCGCACGCCCTGGGCACCACCCAGGCGCACCTGCTGGAAGCGGTCGACTCCGGCGACCAGGCGGCAGGCCGCCCGACGACGACCGACCGGGCAGCGTCCGGCGGCGGCGCCCCGACGACCCCCGACGGCGCGACGAGTCCCGACGGCGCGACGAGTCCCGACGGCGCGACGGCCGCGTCGGCCGCCCAGGTCGACATTCGCCGCGCGTCGGAGGGCGCCATTCTCACCCGCGCGGAGGGCACGGTAGGGGGCCACACCCGACTGCTGCCGGGCGGGCCGAACGACACGCAGTTCCTCGAGTTCGTGGAGACCAATCACGTCCCGGGTCGGTTCTTCGAGCACCCCGGCCGCGAGTGGATCTACGTCACCCGTGGCACCGTCCTGCTCGAGGTGGGCGGGTCGCTGAGCAGATTGGAGCCGGGTGACGTGGCGCGGTATGACGGGACACTCCCCCACCGCTGGTACGTACCCGAGGGCGGCACGGCGTGCCTGATCGTGGTGCGGCCAGGCTGA
- a CDS encoding HNH endonuclease signature motif containing protein, protein MTSPTPRLSDGTAPCDRPTPHDDADPPDTLVPPPGFTTATGPASPVLVPEAFARWDPGQQRGYLTQRTIYAAEGRTLAYAYDCVRSAADGFATEGDPHRDPWEAAATMIGASMALSRHGASRLVTTAVELTERLPRTAALLATGWIGILAAHTIAEETALVADHLMPDVDRRISEGLAPTRRRTHPPRLGPLRKMLLRTVSACDPLGADARAEQSRRGQDVELVPLRDDRAIITATLTAEDALEIADRVEALARTAPAGDPRTLGQLRAAGLLALSRGWSCLPDPRGEHPGDPEARSAARRVVLHAYDDGSPGNRGISLAGYGPVTGHTADELQRDVRHRVTELSELADPDSAAARRHAPSEALAHFCRGRDGTCVFPGCQTPAEKSDLDHIIPFDHDRPERGGHTTCDDLGSLCRFHHRLKTDGVWAYYRDTDGSYVWIHGPHHPDRDPGTRVTTYPTGPLSDHAAPRRPEASRRQREAAEAGATGSGCAESRRRPHVRHRRDAERRGLRAQARLRRHAPPSGPVAPSEPSTTGPEDEPPF, encoded by the coding sequence ATGACCTCACCCACACCTCGCCTGTCCGACGGCACCGCGCCATGTGACCGCCCCACGCCACATGACGACGCCGACCCTCCTGACACGCTGGTGCCACCTCCTGGATTCACCACTGCGACAGGGCCGGCATCGCCCGTCCTGGTGCCCGAGGCGTTCGCCCGGTGGGATCCCGGCCAGCAGCGTGGCTACCTCACCCAACGAACGATCTACGCGGCCGAAGGGCGGACCCTCGCCTACGCCTACGACTGTGTCCGTTCGGCCGCCGACGGCTTCGCCACCGAGGGCGACCCACACCGCGACCCGTGGGAGGCGGCTGCCACGATGATCGGCGCCTCTATGGCTCTCTCCCGTCACGGGGCATCACGCCTGGTGACCACCGCGGTCGAGCTGACCGAGCGGCTTCCCCGCACCGCGGCGCTTCTGGCGACGGGATGGATAGGGATCCTCGCCGCCCACACCATCGCCGAGGAGACGGCCCTGGTGGCCGATCACCTCATGCCCGACGTTGACCGCCGGATCAGCGAGGGGCTTGCTCCCACCAGGCGCCGGACACACCCGCCGCGGCTGGGGCCGCTGCGCAAGATGCTCCTCAGGACAGTCTCCGCCTGCGATCCGCTGGGTGCTGACGCCCGCGCCGAACAGTCACGACGCGGTCAGGACGTGGAGCTGGTGCCCCTCCGCGACGACCGGGCGATCATCACGGCCACGCTCACCGCCGAGGACGCACTGGAGATCGCGGACCGTGTCGAGGCGCTCGCCCGCACCGCACCGGCGGGCGATCCGCGAACGCTCGGCCAACTTCGCGCGGCCGGACTGCTCGCGCTCAGCCGTGGGTGGAGTTGCCTGCCCGACCCACGAGGGGAACACCCCGGCGACCCGGAGGCCCGGTCCGCGGCGCGTCGGGTGGTCCTCCACGCCTACGACGACGGCAGCCCGGGCAACCGCGGGATCTCCCTCGCCGGATACGGACCGGTCACCGGGCACACCGCGGACGAACTGCAGCGCGACGTCAGGCACCGCGTCACCGAACTCTCCGAACTCGCGGACCCCGATTCCGCCGCCGCCCGACGCCACGCCCCGTCCGAGGCCCTGGCCCATTTCTGCCGTGGACGCGACGGCACCTGTGTGTTCCCCGGTTGCCAGACACCGGCCGAGAAGTCCGACCTCGACCACATCATCCCCTTCGACCACGACCGTCCCGAACGCGGCGGGCACACGACCTGTGACGACCTCGGGAGCCTCTGCCGTTTCCACCACAGGCTCAAGACCGACGGAGTGTGGGCCTACTACCGGGACACCGACGGTTCCTATGTGTGGATCCACGGTCCCCACCATCCGGATCGAGACCCCGGAACCCGTGTCACGACGTATCCCACGGGCCCACTCTCGGACCACGCCGCTCCCCGACGACCCGAGGCGAGCCGGCGTCAGCGGGAGGCCGCCGAGGCGGGCGCGACCGGCAGCGGATGTGCGGAGTCCCGGAGACGTCCACACGTGCGGCACCGGCGTGACGCCGAACGACGCGGTCTCCGCGCGCAGGCGCGACTCCGGCGACACGCCCCACCGTCCGGTCCGGTGGCCCCCTCGGAGCCCTCGACCACGGGGCCTGAGGACGAGCCCCCGTTCTGA
- a CDS encoding NAD(P)-binding domain-containing protein, with translation MTAVTSDAAASDTVTAGPDTSPDTVTAAPDSRRLPDAEERLAALRARVHEDIATTSHSRDWIPRDPGSSELDVLVIGGGQAGLGTAFALQRQRIDRVLVVDDGPEQQVGCWDRYARMHTLRSPKHMRGIEFDVPSLHVRRWFEAVYGEAAWAAVELVPRLDWNDYLRWYREVTGVRVRHQTRVTAIHRPATPDGSFSVELSGPAGNETTVTARRIVCALGLAGGGGPRVPDLISSSLPRERWFHTEDPIDFAALRGQRVAVLGGGASGFDNAATALDHGAVRAHVFVRRETLPASNPLRWMEFPGMQECFYDLDDEAKWEFGVMSGGLPQPPTQHSVWRCFAHSGFALHTGCGWKAVSMVSTDAGEQEIAIDTDRGRFHADVVLAATGYTVDLRLRPELAEFVDDIALWSDRHPPAMGHPAGSSPYLGPGFEFTERDPGTAPWLSRLHHFSTGARASMGVTGNQLSGIYGGIGRIASTITTAITRENWGRLAEDFASFEHVEVRSVGPHDASDGWYPTSSRF, from the coding sequence ATGACCGCCGTGACCTCCGACGCCGCAGCATCCGATACCGTCACCGCCGGCCCGGACACCAGCCCCGACACTGTGACCGCGGCACCGGACTCCCGGCGCCTTCCCGACGCAGAGGAGCGCCTCGCGGCCCTCCGGGCCCGCGTGCACGAGGACATCGCCACCACCAGCCACTCCCGCGACTGGATCCCCCGGGATCCGGGGTCGAGCGAACTCGACGTCCTGGTGATCGGCGGGGGGCAGGCCGGACTGGGCACCGCGTTCGCGCTGCAACGCCAACGGATCGACCGCGTCCTGGTGGTGGACGACGGTCCGGAGCAGCAGGTGGGGTGCTGGGACCGCTATGCCCGTATGCACACCCTGCGCAGCCCCAAACACATGAGGGGTATCGAGTTCGACGTCCCCTCCCTGCACGTCCGGCGTTGGTTCGAGGCCGTGTACGGCGAGGCCGCGTGGGCGGCCGTCGAGCTTGTTCCCCGGCTCGACTGGAACGACTACCTGCGGTGGTACCGGGAGGTCACCGGCGTCCGGGTGCGGCACCAGACCCGCGTCACGGCGATCCACCGGCCCGCCACCCCGGACGGGTCCTTCTCCGTGGAACTGAGTGGCCCGGCGGGGAACGAGACCACGGTGACCGCCAGGCGCATCGTCTGCGCACTCGGACTCGCGGGCGGAGGCGGGCCGCGCGTGCCGGACCTCATCTCGTCCTCGCTGCCCCGCGAGCGCTGGTTCCACACGGAGGACCCGATCGACTTCGCCGCGCTGCGGGGTCAGCGGGTGGCGGTACTGGGCGGTGGCGCATCCGGGTTCGACAACGCGGCCACCGCCCTCGACCACGGCGCCGTCCGGGCGCACGTGTTCGTGCGCCGGGAGACCCTCCCGGCGTCCAACCCGCTGCGGTGGATGGAATTCCCGGGCATGCAGGAATGCTTCTACGACCTCGACGACGAGGCCAAGTGGGAGTTCGGCGTGATGTCCGGTGGCCTCCCGCAGCCGCCCACCCAGCATTCGGTGTGGCGGTGCTTCGCGCACTCCGGCTTCGCACTGCACACCGGCTGTGGGTGGAAGGCCGTGTCGATGGTCTCCACCGACGCCGGTGAGCAGGAGATCGCGATCGACACCGACAGGGGGCGGTTCCACGCCGATGTGGTGCTGGCCGCGACCGGATACACGGTGGACCTGCGGTTGCGGCCGGAGCTCGCCGAGTTCGTCGACGACATAGCGCTGTGGTCCGACCGTCACCCGCCCGCAATGGGACACCCGGCCGGATCGAGTCCCTATCTGGGTCCCGGGTTCGAGTTCACCGAGCGAGATCCGGGCACAGCTCCGTGGCTCTCCCGGCTGCACCATTTCTCGACCGGCGCCCGCGCGTCCATGGGCGTGACCGGGAACCAGCTCTCCGGCATCTACGGCGGTATCGGGCGGATCGCCTCGACGATCACCACCGCGATCACCCGGGAGAACTGGGGCAGGCTCGCCGAAGACTTCGCATCCTTCGAGCACGTCGAGGTCCGCTCCGTCGGACCCCACGACGCGTCCGACGGGTGGTATCCGACGAGCTCGCGGTTCTGA
- the alc gene encoding allantoicase, with the protein MPEPDYLALPDLASRELAGSVVHADDEFFAEKENLILASEPVFDPALFGHKGKVYDGWETRRRRSPGQDAAIVRLGVPGVVRGVVVDTAFFCGNYPPQVAVDGAWIDGYPGVDDLAGARWRPLVPEAEAAGDTRNHFAVPDAAPVTHVRLRMIPDGGVARLRVHGDPTPDPTFLRGTVDLAAAENGGRVVDCSDLFYSSPANIIAPGRSRVMGEGWENSRRRGGGNDHVTVALAGEGSVDHVEIDTSYYIGNAPASASLRGIASAEDLDHPDRWVDLVPRTPLQPDCRHRFLVGRPGHPVGPVHFVRLDVFPDGGIARLRVHGTLSPEALDQLAERVALARHTGLTRP; encoded by the coding sequence ATGCCTGAGCCCGACTACCTCGCCCTGCCCGACCTCGCCTCCCGCGAGCTGGCCGGCAGTGTCGTCCACGCCGACGATGAGTTCTTCGCCGAGAAGGAGAACCTGATCCTCGCCTCCGAGCCGGTGTTCGATCCGGCCCTGTTCGGACACAAGGGCAAGGTCTACGACGGCTGGGAGACCCGCCGGCGGCGCTCGCCCGGGCAGGACGCGGCGATAGTCCGCCTCGGGGTGCCGGGCGTGGTGCGCGGGGTCGTGGTGGACACCGCCTTCTTCTGCGGCAACTACCCCCCGCAGGTCGCCGTGGACGGCGCGTGGATCGACGGTTACCCGGGGGTCGACGACCTCGCGGGTGCCCGATGGCGGCCGCTGGTACCCGAGGCGGAAGCGGCGGGGGACACGCGCAATCACTTCGCGGTGCCCGACGCCGCGCCGGTGACCCATGTGCGGCTGCGGATGATCCCCGACGGGGGTGTCGCGAGACTGCGGGTCCACGGCGACCCCACCCCTGACCCCACGTTCCTGCGGGGAACCGTCGACCTCGCGGCCGCCGAGAACGGCGGCCGGGTGGTCGACTGCTCGGACCTGTTCTACTCGTCGCCGGCCAACATCATCGCCCCCGGGCGTTCCCGCGTCATGGGCGAGGGCTGGGAGAACTCCCGGCGACGAGGGGGAGGAAACGACCACGTGACGGTGGCGCTCGCGGGCGAGGGATCGGTCGACCACGTGGAGATCGACACCTCCTACTACATCGGTAACGCGCCGGCGTCGGCGTCGCTTCGTGGAATCGCCAGCGCAGAGGACCTGGACCACCCCGACCGGTGGGTGGACCTCGTTCCCCGTACGCCTCTGCAACCCGACTGCCGGCACCGCTTTCTGGTGGGCCGGCCGGGCCATCCGGTGGGTCCGGTGCACTTCGTCCGGCTCGACGTGTTCCCCGACGGCGGTATCGCCCGACTGCGCGTCCACGGCACGTTGAGCCCCGAGGCCCTCGACCAGCTGGCCGAGCGGGTCGCCCTGGCACGGCACACCGGGCTCACGCGCCCGTAA